The following is a genomic window from Paenibacillus thiaminolyticus.
TAGCTGTTCATATTCAGCTCGGCGTTCCGTCCGAGCGCGGACATGGAGCTGGAAGAGATGCCTCCGCCGATCATGACGAGATGGACGTTACTGTTATCGATTAAGGCGTTGGCGATTTTGAGCGAGTTGGTGACGACTGTAATGCGCTTATTCTCCAACTGCTGCGCAATATAGAGCGACGTCGTCGACGCATCCAAAAAGATGGAGTCGCCATTGGCGATGAATTCGGCGCACCGCTCGGCCATGCGCTTTTTGCCGTCGACGTGGATATGCTCCCGCAGGTTGACGTTCACGTCATTCTGCACCCCGTCCGGAACATAAGCTCCCCCGTATGTGCGTATTAGAACGCCCTCGTCCTCCAACTGCTTCAAGTCGCGGCGGATCGTTTCTTCCGTCACGTTGAACAGGGAGGTGAGCGCGGCGACGGTTACGCTCTTCTGCTCCATAATGATTTCTTTGATCTTGGCTTTTCTGGCTACTGGTAACATGTATCTATTCGCTCCTAAAAACAGACATTTTATTGTTTTTCATTAAGTATAACATACTTTTCTTCTGATAAAAGTACTGTGTTTTATGGGTTGGTTGTCGTTTGTATTCCGATAAAGGCCTGATTCCATCTAAATATAGAATGAAAAGAAGAATGATGATGAATTTTGCACACGGAAAACAAACATAAAACAATAAGAGTCAAAATGAAACATTGACAAACAACGTATGAAGTAGGAAAATGAATGACATAAAGTACGTGTTCAAAAGCGGACTTTTTGAACAACCTCATAAGGGTATGTGCATATGTGCATTCAGGGAATTTACAGGAGGTGACATCGTGCTAACCCAAGCAACACCCTACTATTCTGATTTTGAAGCGAAGAAAATGATCTGTGAAATCGGCAGAAGAATGTACCTCAAAAACTTCGTGGCTGCCAACGACGGGAACATTACGATAAAAACCGGTCCCAACGCGATCTGGGCCACGCCGACAGGAGTCAGCAAAGGCTTCATGACCCCGGACATGCTCGTCAAGCTGGATTTGGACGGGAAGGTGCTGGCCGGCAACCGGAAGCCGTCTTCCGAGATTAAGATGCATTTGCGGGTCTATGCGGAGAATCCGGACGTGCGCGCGGTTACGCATGCGCATCCGCCGGTGGCGACCTCGTTCGCGATTGCCGGCATCGATCTCGATCAGGCCGTATCTCCGGAGGCGGTCGTTATCCTGGGAACGGTCCCGGTCGCGCCCTATGCGACGCCGGGGACGCAGGAGGTGCCGGACTCGATTGCTCCGTTCTGCAAGGATTACAATGCGGTGCTGCTGGCCAATCACGGCGCGTTGACCTGGGGCAAGGACATCATTGAGGCCTATTATCGCCTGGAGTCGCTGGAGCATTACGCGCTGATGCTGATGTACTCCGGCAAAATCATCGAGCAAGCGAATGAATTGAATTGCAGCCAAGTGTCCGACCTCATCGAGATTCGCAAGAAGATGGGCATTCAGAGCGGAGGGACGCCAAGCTGCAAGCCGGAGGGGGCCGTGAAGCCGAGCCGCGGGGAAGCCCAGCCCATGAGAGAAGCGGACAAGGAAGAAATCATCAGTCAGATTGTCGCCAGAGTGACGGACCAAGTGCTTCAGAAGCTTCAATTGAAGGGGTGAACGAAGTGGGCATCCAGCTATCGGAATCGGATATCCAGAGCATTATTCAAGGCGTGTTGAAAAATATCGAGCAGAACTTGCCGGGCGGCCGGGCCGGACAGGCAGCAACCAAGCATGGGGCCATCAGGGATGCGGACGCCGGGCAGGCGCAGCCGGAAGCGGGGTCGACGAGCGCTTCGCCCGCAGAGAAGGGCGGCGAATGGGGCGTCTTCGCTGAGGCAGAGGCAGCCATTGATGCGGCTTCCGAGGCGCAGACGGCCTATATCCGGCAGTTCAATCTGCAGGATCGGGAGCGGTTCATCGCCGCCATCCGCCGCGCGACGCTTGAGCAGAAGGACGTGTTGGCGAGCATGACCTGGAAGGAGACGAAGCTCGGCCGCTATGAAGATAAAATCGCGAAGCTGGAGCTGACCGCAACCAAGACGCCCGGCACCGAAGACTTAATTGCGAAAGCGTTTACGGGCGATGGCGGGCTGACGTTGGTGAAGGAAGGCCCGTTCGGCGTCATCGGCGCCGTGACGCCGGTGACGAACCCGGTCGAGACGGTGATCAACAACGCGATCGGGATGCTGGCGGCAGGGAATGCGGTCGTCTTCAATGTGCATCCGTCCTCCAAAGCCTGCTGCGCTTACGCGGTGCAAATGATGAACCGGGCGGTGCAAGAGGCGGGCGGGCCGGCGAATCTGGTCACGATGGTGAAGGAGCCGACCAAGGATACGCTGGACGCGATTGCGCAATCGCCGAAGGTGCAGCTGCTCGTCGGAACAGGCGGCCCCGGACTGGTGAGAGCGCTGCTGCGTTCGGGCAAGAAAGCGATCGGCGCCGGTGCGGGCAATCCTCCCGTCGTCGTGGATGATACCGCTGACATCGAGCGGGCCGCCCAAGCCATTATCGCGGGCGCTTCCTTCGAGAACAACATTCTCTGCATTGCGGAGAAAGAGGTGTTCGTCGTGGACAAGGCGGCTGACGATCTGCTCTTCCACATGCTGAACCACGGCGCATACCGGCTGGACGACCGCGAACTCGAGCAGGTGATGAGCTTCGCGCTGGAAGTGAATGAGAGCGGGACGGCCAGCGGTTGCTCGCTCGATGCGAAGCGCGAATACCACACCGCGAAGGAGTGGATTGGGAAGGATGCGGCCCTGTTCTTGGATAAAATCGGCGTCATTCCCGACAAGGAGGTCAAGCTGCTTATCTGTGAGGTTGATTTCGACCATCCGTTCGTGCAGCTGGAGCAGATGATGCCGATACTGCCAATCGTGCGCGTCAGCGATCTGGAGGAAGCGATTCGCCTGGCCGTCCTGGCGGAGCACGGCAACCGGCATACGGCATTGATGCATTCGACGAATGTGGCGAATCTCGCCGCCTTCGAGCGCGCGATCGGCACGACGATCTTCGTCAAGAACGCCTCGTCGCTCGCGGGCGTCGGTTCAGGCGGAGAAGGCTTCACGACGATGACGATCGCCGGGCCGACGGGCGAAGGATTGACATCGGCCCGCACGTTCACGCGGAAGATGCGAAGCGTTCTTGCGGAGCGCGGAACCTGATCACCTGATTTCGGGAACAATCCCGGGCAAGAGAGGTAGATGACGATGGCAGAGGGCAAAGCATTGGGGTTCGTGGAGGTTCAAGGCTACAGCGTAGCCCTGGCGGTGATGGACAAAGCCTGTAAGACGGCTGACGTGCATATTCTAGGTATTGACGCGAACAACCCGCCGGAGAACATGCAGACGTCGATCCCGCTAATGATCCAGGTGAAGTTCAGCGGGACGGTCAGTCATGTGCAGACGGCGCTCGAAGCGGCACGGGAAGAGGCCTTGACGTATTTGCGCGAGGATCAAGTGATTACGAAGTGCATTACGTCAGGCAGCCCCGGCATCGCCTCCTTGCTGTCGAAGGGCAAAGTAGCGGTGAGATAGACAGGAAGCCGGCGTCCATGTCCGGTTATGGGCAGGAACAGGCTCGGGCTTCCCGGCAGGAAGGGGAGGGGGCGGCATGAAGCGTGAAGGGAAGCAATCTCTTGGCATGATAGAAACGATAGGCATCACTCCGGCTATCCGCGCGGCGGATATGATGGTGAAATGCGCCTACATTACCGTAGTAAGCATTGAAAAGTCAGGAGCGGGCATCGTGACGGTGCTCATTCAAGGCAAGCTGGATTCCGTTCAGGCCGCACTCGAGATCGGCGCGCTTGAAGCGCAAAATACGGGGGAGCTTGTCGCCGTCCATGTCATCAACAATCCGGATGACGGGCTCGCCGGGCTGCTGCCGTGCAATGGAACGGAGGGAACCCGAGAATGACGTATGATGCGATTGGCGTAATCGAGGCCCGCTATTTCGCGACGGCGCTGGAGATAACCGACGCGATGAGCAAGGCGGCCCAGGTGGAATGGCTCGCCAGCGAGAAGGCCTTGGGCGGCAGGCTGGTGACGATCATCGTCGGCGGCGATGTCGCCAACGTGAAGGCGGCGGTGGAAGCGGCCAAGGCGGTCTGCGCCGGCAAAGCGGCCAATCCGCTCGCCCATGCGGCGGTCATCTTGAAGCCTCATGCGGAGATCATGAAGTTCGTTATGCCTGCGCAGGCGGGGGAAGAAGAGCGTGCCGGATCTGGGGCAGCGGCGGCGGCTGCGGCATGGGACGAAGCCAAGGCATCGGCAGCTGCGGTATTAGACGAAGGCAAGACATCGGCAGCTGCGGCTGAGAAGAACAAGATGAAGGAGGAACAAGGAGATGAACCAAGCATTGGCGATTGTGGAGACAAGAGGCTTGACGGCGGCGATTGAAGCGGCGGATGCGATGCTGAAGGCGGCGAATGTGGAGATTGCGGGCACGGAGAAAATCGGCTCCGGACTTGTCTCGGTTATGGTTCAAGGCGATGTCGGCGCGGTCAAGGCCGCTGCGGAGGTTGGAGCCGAGGCGGCGCAGCGCGTGGGCGAATTGGTCGCTGTTCATGTCATTCCGCGTCCGCATGGCGATGTGGCTAAGCTGATTGCCGCAGGGAAATAAGCCGGGCAAGCAGGAGCGGCGTCATAGAACTTCATTTTCATATCCACAAGGAGGCTATCCAAATGAACGAATCATTAGGAATTATCGAGACGAGAGGCTTGACGGCGGCGATCGAGGCGGCGGATGCGATGCTGAAGGCGGCCAATGTGGAGATTGTGGGCACGGAGAAAATCGGTTCCGGATTGGTGACGGTCATCGTTCGCGGCGATGTCGGCGCCGTGAAGGCTGCGACAGAGGTCGGGGCGGAAGCCGTGCAGCGGTTGGGCGAGCTGGTGGC
Proteins encoded in this region:
- a CDS encoding BMC domain-containing protein, which translates into the protein MKREGKQSLGMIETIGITPAIRAADMMVKCAYITVVSIEKSGAGIVTVLIQGKLDSVQAALEIGALEAQNTGELVAVHVINNPDDGLAGLLPCNGTEGTRE
- a CDS encoding DeoR/GlpR family DNA-binding transcription regulator; amino-acid sequence: MLPVARKAKIKEIIMEQKSVTVAALTSLFNVTEETIRRDLKQLEDEGVLIRTYGGAYVPDGVQNDVNVNLREHIHVDGKKRMAERCAEFIANGDSIFLDASTTSLYIAQQLENKRITVVTNSLKIANALIDNSNVHLVMIGGGISSSSMSALGRNAELNMNSYFFDLAFISCRSVSMQHGITDSNEQQAEVRRLAVERANKVYLVADFTKFDRTSFASICPLDRIHTLVTDKQLGEDWHEFLDSRNISLHECV
- a CDS encoding BMC domain-containing protein; amino-acid sequence: MTYDAIGVIEARYFATALEITDAMSKAAQVEWLASEKALGGRLVTIIVGGDVANVKAAVEAAKAVCAGKAANPLAHAAVILKPHAEIMKFVMPAQAGEEERAGSGAAAAAAAWDEAKASAAAVLDEGKTSAAAAEKNKMKEEQGDEPSIGDCGDKRLDGGD
- a CDS encoding BMC domain-containing protein translates to MNQALAIVETRGLTAAIEAADAMLKAANVEIAGTEKIGSGLVSVMVQGDVGAVKAAAEVGAEAAQRVGELVAVHVIPRPHGDVAKLIAAGK
- a CDS encoding class II aldolase/adducin family protein, producing MICEIGRRMYLKNFVAANDGNITIKTGPNAIWATPTGVSKGFMTPDMLVKLDLDGKVLAGNRKPSSEIKMHLRVYAENPDVRAVTHAHPPVATSFAIAGIDLDQAVSPEAVVILGTVPVAPYATPGTQEVPDSIAPFCKDYNAVLLANHGALTWGKDIIEAYYRLESLEHYALMLMYSGKIIEQANELNCSQVSDLIEIRKKMGIQSGGTPSCKPEGAVKPSRGEAQPMREADKEEIISQIVARVTDQVLQKLQLKG
- a CDS encoding aldehyde dehydrogenase family protein, which produces MGIQLSESDIQSIIQGVLKNIEQNLPGGRAGQAATKHGAIRDADAGQAQPEAGSTSASPAEKGGEWGVFAEAEAAIDAASEAQTAYIRQFNLQDRERFIAAIRRATLEQKDVLASMTWKETKLGRYEDKIAKLELTATKTPGTEDLIAKAFTGDGGLTLVKEGPFGVIGAVTPVTNPVETVINNAIGMLAAGNAVVFNVHPSSKACCAYAVQMMNRAVQEAGGPANLVTMVKEPTKDTLDAIAQSPKVQLLVGTGGPGLVRALLRSGKKAIGAGAGNPPVVVDDTADIERAAQAIIAGASFENNILCIAEKEVFVVDKAADDLLFHMLNHGAYRLDDRELEQVMSFALEVNESGTASGCSLDAKREYHTAKEWIGKDAALFLDKIGVIPDKEVKLLICEVDFDHPFVQLEQMMPILPIVRVSDLEEAIRLAVLAEHGNRHTALMHSTNVANLAAFERAIGTTIFVKNASSLAGVGSGGEGFTTMTIAGPTGEGLTSARTFTRKMRSVLAERGT
- a CDS encoding BMC domain-containing protein; amino-acid sequence: MNESLGIIETRGLTAAIEAADAMLKAANVEIVGTEKIGSGLVTVIVRGDVGAVKAATEVGAEAVQRLGELVAAHVIPRPHSDVLKILPSLK
- a CDS encoding BMC domain-containing protein, with the protein product MTMAEGKALGFVEVQGYSVALAVMDKACKTADVHILGIDANNPPENMQTSIPLMIQVKFSGTVSHVQTALEAAREEALTYLREDQVITKCITSGSPGIASLLSKGKVAVR